The following are encoded together in the Glycine soja cultivar W05 chromosome 5, ASM419377v2, whole genome shotgun sequence genome:
- the LOC114412286 gene encoding ribulose-1,5 bisphosphate carboxylase/oxygenase large subunit N-methyltransferase, chloroplastic-like: MELSRLLVSDTLLFSPPIRYSPSPALSTFFAVKNRRCRRRSSFCSASNPDTLTAGGGAVVVGAGEKHEEDLKSWMHKHGLPPCKVVLKDKPCPNDSHKPIHYVAASQDLQVGDVAFSVPNSLVVTLERVLGNETVAELLTTNKLSELACLALYLMYEKKQGKKSFWYPYIRELDRQRGRGQLSVESPLLWSKSELDYLSGSPIKDEVIQREEAIRKEYKELDTVWFMAGSLFQQYPYDIPTEAFSFEIFKQAFAAIQSCVVHLQKVSLARRFALVPLGPPLLSYQSNCKAMLTAVDGAVELAVDRPYKAGDPIVVWCGPQPNSKLLINYGFVDENNSNDRLIVEAALNTEDPQYQDKRMVAQRNGKLSVQVFHVYAGKEREAVLDMLRYMRLGYVSDPSEMQSVISSQGPVCPVSPCMERAALDQLADYFKARLAGYPTILAEDESMLTDGGNLNPKKRVATQYVRLEKKMLHACLQATIDFINQLPDHTISPCPAPYAPLLK, encoded by the exons ATGGAACTCTCGCGCCTCTTGGTTTCCGACACGTTACTCTTCTCCCCTCCGATTCGCTACTCCCCTTCGCCGGCGCTGTCCACGTTCTTCGCCGTCAAGAACCGCCGGTGCAGGAGGAGGAGCAGCTTCTGTTCCGCCTCCAACCCCGACACCTTAACCGCCGGTGGTGGCGCCGTCGTCGTCGGCGCCGGCGAGAAGCACGAGGAGGATTTGAAATCTTGGATGCACAAACACGGCCTCCCTCCGTGCAAGGTTGTTCTGAAGGATAAACCTTGCCCCAATGATTCTCATAAGCCTATACATTACGTCGCAGCAAGTCAAGATCTTCAG GTTGGTGATGTTGCATTCTCCGTTCCTAATTCCTTGGTGGTTACGCTGGAGAGGGTCTTGGGAAACGAGACTGTTG CTGAGTTATTGACTACTAATAAATTGTCCGAATTGGCGTGCTTGGCATTGTATCTGATGTATGAGAAAAAACAGGGGAAGAAGTCTTTCTGGTATCCGTACATCAGGGAGCTTGATCGTCAACGAGGTAGGGGCCAGCTGTCAGTGGAATCACCTCTTCTATGGTCAAAATCTGAGCTGGATTACCTGTCCGGAAGTCCAATTAAG GATGAAGTTATTCAAAGGGAAGAAGCAATAAGAAAAGAGTATAAAGAACTTGACACAGTCTGGTTTATGGCAGGTTCTCTATTTCAG CAATATCCATATGACATTCCTACTGAAGCCTTTTCATTTGAGATTTTCAAACAAGCCTTTGCTGCTATTCAGTCTTGTGTGGTGCATTTACAG AAAGTTAGTTTAGCTCGGAGATTTGCTTTAGTTCCCCTGGGACCTCCTTTACTGTCCTACCAAAGCAACTGCAAGGCAATGTTAACTGCTGTTGATGGCGCTGTTGAGCTCGCGGTTGATCGCCCGTATAAAGCTGGGGACCCAATTGTTGTGTG GTGTGGCCCTCAACCTAACTCAAAGTTGCTTATAAACTATGGTTTTGTTGATGAAAATAATTCCAATGATCGTCTTATAGTTGAG GCAGCTTTAAATACTGAAGATCCACAATATCAAGATAAAAGAATGGTGGCTCAAAGAAATGGAAAGTTATCAGTTCAAGTTTTTCAT GTATATGCTGGGAAGGAGAGGGAAGCTGTCTTAGATATGCTTCGTTATATGCGTTTGGGCTATGTTTCAGATCCTTCTGAGATGCAGTCTGTCATCTCCTCTCAAGGTCCAGTTTGTCCT GTAAGCCCTTGTATGGAACGGGCTGCATTGGATCAGTTGGCTGATTATTTCAAGGCACGGCTGGCTGGCTACCCTACAATATTGGCTGAAGATGAATCTATG cTGACAGATGGTGGTAATCTGAATCCTAAGAAGCGAGTTGCTACCCAATATGTTAGGCTGGAAAAGAAAATGCTTCATGCCTGTTTGCAGGCAACCATTGATTTCATTAACCAGCTTCCAGACCACACCATATCTCCATGCCCTGCTCCCTATGCACCTTTATTGAAATGA